Proteins from a genomic interval of Sphingobacterium lactis:
- a CDS encoding TolC family protein — protein MKKTISILYIWLCGFAVCSAQGLLTVKDAVQIALENNYEIKLSQNDLRIAEENTTPGNAGMLPNVTGNFSQNNSVMNSSQVQASGETRSLSNAKNNNMSYGVSIGWTIFDGLAMFSRYDQLKELKKQGEYELKRTILTKVSDVISTYYTIVEQQNLLHAIDSNINISKERLKTAENRFMIGKASRLEVLNVQVNLNEDESSRLRQANVVKNLKINLNSLMARDLAEEFDVEREVEYDDTLIFGELLEKAKVYNPDLQIIAINKRIAELELKRIKGGRYPTIRLNTGYNFSESESSLGFVSSSNSRGLNYGVTASINIFDGFNQRRNERVAQIAIDNADLMIDQQDLLIRTAMSTAYETYQTNLSLARLEENNAQIARQNLNITMEKYRIGTISAVEFRDAQENFINAVSRFNSSRLQAKLSELQLKEMIGNINL, from the coding sequence ATGAAGAAGACCATTAGTATACTATATATATGGCTGTGTGGCTTTGCGGTCTGCTCCGCACAGGGATTGCTAACCGTAAAGGATGCCGTGCAGATCGCATTGGAGAACAATTACGAAATCAAGCTTTCACAGAACGACCTCCGCATTGCGGAAGAAAACACAACACCCGGCAATGCCGGTATGTTACCTAACGTGACGGGAAACTTTTCCCAGAACAACAGTGTGATGAATTCATCACAGGTGCAGGCCAGTGGAGAAACGCGCTCCTTGAGCAATGCGAAGAATAACAATATGTCCTACGGTGTGAGCATCGGCTGGACAATCTTTGATGGCTTGGCGATGTTCTCGCGCTATGACCAACTGAAGGAATTAAAGAAACAGGGTGAATATGAATTGAAGCGGACCATATTGACCAAAGTGTCCGATGTGATCTCAACGTATTATACCATTGTGGAGCAGCAGAACCTGTTGCATGCCATCGATTCGAATATCAATATTTCCAAGGAACGGTTGAAAACCGCCGAAAACAGATTCATGATCGGAAAGGCTTCCCGCTTGGAGGTGCTGAACGTACAGGTGAACCTGAATGAAGACGAATCCAGCAGATTGCGGCAGGCCAATGTGGTGAAGAATCTGAAGATCAACCTGAACAGCCTGATGGCACGCGACCTCGCAGAAGAATTTGATGTTGAACGGGAAGTCGAGTATGACGACACCTTAATCTTTGGGGAGCTATTGGAAAAGGCCAAGGTCTATAATCCCGATCTGCAGATCATCGCAATCAATAAGCGGATCGCTGAGCTGGAGCTGAAGCGTATTAAGGGTGGTCGATATCCGACGATTCGCTTGAACACGGGTTATAATTTCTCCGAATCGGAATCCAGTTTGGGTTTCGTTTCGAGTTCAAATTCACGGGGACTCAATTATGGCGTAACGGCTTCCATCAATATCTTTGATGGTTTTAACCAACGACGCAATGAGCGTGTAGCGCAGATTGCGATTGACAACGCGGACTTGATGATCGATCAGCAGGACCTGCTTATACGCACCGCCATGTCCACCGCTTATGAAACCTACCAGACCAACCTTTCGTTGGCCCGATTGGAGGAGAATAATGCGCAGATCGCCCGGCAGAACCTGAACATCACAATGGAAAAATACCGGATCGGTACGATCTCCGCCGTGGAATTCCGGGATGCGCAGGAGAACTTTATCAATGCGGTTTCACGCTTTAATTCTTCCCGGTTGCAGGCTAAACTATCCGAACTACAGTTGAAGGAAATGATTGGAAATATCAATCTATAG